Proteins co-encoded in one Crateriforma spongiae genomic window:
- a CDS encoding potassium channel family protein, with protein MARPAAIFQSSVTPLDRIRSGGKILAGVVFIGVLGYRYLGGYGWSDAVWMVVITISTVGYGEHSQSDALVKWFTVLVIVFGMTASVYTFGGLFSMILEGELDRVIGRQRMNREIAKLNGHVIVCGYGRMGQHLVDGLRHASRSMVIIDIDEEAIAAASEAGLLTLHGDATNDDLLTMAGIAKAETLVITLPDDADNVFITLTGRGLNSKFTIIARAEQVTTEKKLRQAGADRVVMPTIVGAKQMTRLVARPSTADLIDVVTESSFKDIDLDEVLIPTGSPMCGRTIRSIVTLQSRNLLIVGIQRDGAALKFNPNGDDQIHSGETLLILGHPDNILAFRRDIAD; from the coding sequence ATGGCGCGCCCGGCCGCAATCTTTCAATCTTCGGTAACGCCACTGGACCGTATTCGCAGCGGCGGCAAAATCCTTGCCGGCGTGGTCTTCATCGGCGTGCTGGGCTATCGGTACCTGGGAGGATACGGATGGTCCGATGCCGTTTGGATGGTCGTGATCACAATCAGCACGGTCGGCTATGGCGAGCACAGTCAATCCGACGCGTTGGTGAAATGGTTCACCGTCTTGGTGATTGTGTTCGGAATGACCGCATCGGTTTACACGTTCGGCGGTCTGTTTTCGATGATACTGGAGGGCGAACTTGATCGCGTGATAGGACGCCAGCGAATGAATCGTGAAATCGCCAAACTGAACGGACATGTCATCGTTTGCGGCTACGGTCGGATGGGCCAACATCTGGTCGACGGTCTACGCCATGCTTCGCGATCGATGGTCATCATTGACATCGACGAAGAAGCCATTGCCGCCGCCAGCGAAGCGGGTCTTTTGACCCTGCACGGCGACGCGACCAACGACGACCTGTTGACGATGGCGGGGATCGCCAAGGCGGAAACACTGGTGATCACATTGCCCGATGACGCGGACAATGTTTTCATCACATTGACCGGCCGCGGTTTGAATTCCAAATTCACCATCATCGCCCGCGCCGAGCAGGTCACCACCGAAAAGAAACTTCGCCAGGCGGGTGCCGATCGCGTGGTCATGCCGACGATCGTCGGCGCCAAACAGATGACGCGTCTGGTCGCCCGGCCGTCGACAGCCGATTTGATCGACGTGGTCACCGAGTCCAGTTTCAAAGACATCGATTTGGACGAAGTCCTGATACCAACGGGCAGCCCCATGTGTGGAAGGACCATTCGATCGATCGTTACGCTTCAGTCCCGCAACCTGTTGATCGTCGGAATCCAACGTGACGGTGCGGCCCTAAAGTTCAATCCCAACGGCGACGACCAGATCCACAGCGGTGAAACGCTTTTGATCCTGGGACACCCCGATAACATCCTGGCGTTTCGCCGGGACATCGCCGATTGA
- a CDS encoding hemolysin family protein, with protein MGLLIFYLFFAIGCSFYCSVAEAVLLSITPSFIATLGQQKPKAAKRLEDLKDNIDRPLAAILSLNTIAHTIGAAGVGAEVVRLYGDQYLAAASAVMTLLILVLSEIIPKTIGALYWRTLGPIVATSVRWLIWILYPLVWMSERLTRLLSGGKSHHTLTREELSAMAKIGAKQGVLEANEHRIFDSMIRFPRVTAQEVMTPRAVVLAVSESSTVAEALALESILSVSRIPVYEGTLDHVSGFVLKDDLLLAQARGQDTDPITTYRRPLLTVRDEVRLPRLLDQLLQGRHHIAIVVDQYGSVVGLVTLEDIVETLLDLEIIDEHDREVDMQKLARRRWEKRLSQKESQGTAVVQPNIAETDEDAAGHENTPDA; from the coding sequence ATGGGACTGCTGATCTTTTACCTGTTCTTTGCGATCGGGTGCTCTTTCTATTGTTCGGTGGCCGAAGCCGTACTGCTGTCGATCACCCCGTCGTTCATTGCGACGCTGGGCCAGCAGAAACCAAAGGCCGCCAAACGCCTGGAAGATCTTAAAGACAATATTGATCGCCCGCTGGCGGCCATCCTCAGCCTGAACACCATTGCCCACACCATCGGTGCGGCCGGCGTGGGTGCCGAAGTGGTCCGGCTTTACGGGGACCAGTACCTGGCAGCCGCCAGCGCAGTGATGACGCTGTTGATCCTGGTGTTAAGCGAAATCATTCCCAAGACGATCGGGGCCCTGTACTGGCGGACGCTCGGGCCGATCGTGGCCACCAGCGTCCGCTGGCTGATTTGGATCCTGTATCCGCTGGTTTGGATGAGCGAGCGTTTGACACGGCTGCTTTCCGGCGGCAAGTCCCACCACACGCTGACTCGCGAAGAACTGTCAGCGATGGCCAAAATCGGTGCAAAACAAGGCGTTCTGGAAGCCAACGAACACCGCATTTTTGATTCGATGATTCGGTTTCCCCGCGTGACGGCACAAGAGGTCATGACGCCCCGCGCCGTGGTCCTAGCGGTCAGCGAATCGTCGACCGTGGCCGAAGCACTGGCCCTGGAATCGATCCTGTCGGTCTCTCGAATTCCCGTCTACGAAGGCACATTGGACCACGTGTCCGGATTCGTTTTGAAAGACGACCTGCTGTTGGCCCAGGCACGCGGCCAAGACACCGACCCAATCACCACTTATCGCCGTCCGCTGCTGACGGTTCGTGATGAAGTCCGGTTGCCACGCCTGCTGGACCAGTTGCTGCAGGGACGCCATCACATCGCCATCGTGGTCGATCAGTACGGCAGTGTCGTCGGCCTGGTCACGCTGGAAGACATCGTCGAAACTTTGCTGGACCTGGAAATCATCGACGAGCATGACCGCGAGGTGGACATGCAAAAACTGGCACGCCGTCGCTGGGAAAAACGCTTGAGCCAGAAAGAAAGCCAGGGCACGGCCGTGGTCCAGCCCAACATCGCAGAAACCGATGAAGACGCCGCCGGCCACGAAAACACGCCGGACGCATAG
- a CDS encoding P-II family nitrogen regulator, which translates to MKLIIAIIQPTKLDAVKEALTNVEVHRLTVVDCQGFGRQKGQTSAIRPSTGGVSLVRKVQLQIAVNEDFVQPTVDAILAGGRSSETGEIGDGKIFVLPMDDCVRIRTGERGPEAI; encoded by the coding sequence GTGAAACTGATCATTGCCATCATCCAGCCGACCAAACTGGATGCCGTCAAAGAAGCGTTGACCAACGTGGAAGTGCACCGATTGACGGTGGTCGATTGTCAGGGGTTCGGTCGCCAGAAAGGTCAAACCTCAGCGATCCGCCCGTCGACCGGTGGTGTCAGTCTGGTGCGGAAAGTCCAGCTGCAAATCGCCGTCAACGAAGACTTTGTTCAGCCGACGGTCGATGCAATTTTGGCCGGGGGGCGATCCAGCGAAACCGGTGAAATCGGTGACGGCAAAATCTTTGTCTTGCCGATGGACGATTGTGTCCGGATCCGAACCGGCGAACGCGGTCCGGAAGCGATCTGA
- a CDS encoding ammonium transporter produces MLGVGAPLATVASAQEDAASVMEADAADAGGDADSAPAGWNAGDEVSALSYDDANDYTINTLIMFVCAVLVLFMQAGFAMVEVGMNSAKNTVNILAKNVMDLSVGVLLYLFIGYSLMYPGSWIADGYLGSPSAFISRDAQVEEVDGAEVWAAAPTYSDGAYASNSADFLFQVAFAATAATIVSGSVAGRMKFGAYLVYSAILTGLIYPISGAWKWGGGFLDAMGFQDFAGSVVVHAVGGFAGLAGAIFLGPRLGRYSADGKSIPIPGHNIAFAALGVFILWIGWYGFNPGSQLTYSGAMNAEATTYIALTTTIAASAGAVLAMILGWGLFGKPDLTMALNGVLGGLVAITANCDRVGQFEALVIGGIGGALVVLGIVLLDKLKIDDPVGAWPVHGLCGVWGGIATGIFGDIPADDMTRGGFITVQVIATVVICVWAFVTMSVVFGVLKAIGMLRVSPEEEQAGLDISEHGMHAYPSDAVAGGAIA; encoded by the coding sequence ATGTTGGGGGTCGGTGCGCCGCTTGCGACAGTTGCTTCGGCTCAGGAGGATGCCGCTTCGGTCATGGAGGCCGACGCAGCTGACGCAGGCGGCGACGCCGATTCAGCGCCGGCGGGTTGGAACGCCGGTGATGAGGTGTCGGCCCTCAGCTACGACGATGCGAACGATTACACGATCAATACGTTGATCATGTTCGTGTGTGCCGTGTTGGTGTTGTTCATGCAGGCCGGCTTCGCCATGGTCGAAGTCGGGATGAACAGTGCCAAGAACACGGTCAACATTTTGGCCAAGAACGTTATGGACCTCTCGGTCGGCGTTCTTCTTTACCTGTTCATTGGGTACTCCTTGATGTACCCGGGCAGCTGGATCGCGGACGGTTATCTGGGATCGCCGTCGGCGTTCATCAGCCGTGACGCCCAGGTCGAAGAAGTCGACGGTGCCGAAGTTTGGGCCGCCGCACCGACCTACAGCGATGGTGCCTACGCTAGTAACTCGGCTGACTTCCTGTTCCAGGTTGCTTTCGCCGCGACGGCCGCAACGATCGTTTCGGGTTCGGTTGCCGGGCGGATGAAGTTCGGTGCCTACTTGGTTTACAGTGCGATTCTGACGGGCTTGATCTATCCGATCAGTGGTGCCTGGAAGTGGGGCGGTGGTTTCCTGGATGCCATGGGCTTCCAAGACTTTGCCGGAAGCGTCGTGGTGCACGCGGTCGGCGGCTTCGCCGGCCTGGCAGGTGCAATTTTCTTGGGGCCGCGTTTGGGCCGCTACAGTGCCGACGGAAAGAGTATTCCGATCCCCGGACACAACATCGCGTTCGCCGCTTTGGGCGTCTTCATCCTGTGGATCGGATGGTACGGATTCAACCCCGGCAGCCAGTTGACCTACAGCGGTGCAATGAACGCCGAAGCGACCACTTACATCGCTCTGACCACCACGATCGCGGCTTCGGCCGGTGCAGTGTTGGCGATGATCTTGGGCTGGGGATTGTTCGGCAAGCCCGACCTGACGATGGCGTTGAACGGCGTTTTGGGTGGTTTGGTGGCGATCACGGCCAACTGTGACCGCGTCGGCCAGTTCGAAGCTCTGGTGATCGGCGGCATCGGTGGTGCCCTGGTCGTCTTGGGTATCGTCCTGCTGGACAAGCTGAAGATCGACGATCCCGTCGGTGCATGGCCGGTTCACGGTCTGTGCGGTGTCTGGGGCGGAATCGCCACCGGCATCTTCGGCGACATCCCGGCCGACGACATGACCCGCGGCGGATTCATCACGGTTCAAGTCATCGCGACCGTCGTGATCTGTGTTTGGGCCTTCGTCACCATGTCGGTTGTCTTCGGTGTTTTGAAAGCCATCGGGATGCTGCGAGTCAGCCCTGAGGAAGAACAAGCTGGCTTGGATATCTCCGAGCACGGCATGCACGCTTATCCGTCCGATGCGGTCGCCGGCGGGGCGATCGCCTAG
- a CDS encoding porin — translation MSACDMGGCDGLPSYGCDSGCDSGCGLGGGCLGGECDLGDPFTLFGEYEGFSIGGWVQMGYHTAALPLFNSRPDEYQLHQAWLYAEKAIDTSDGFDIGGRIDYVYGTDSQDTQAFGISNNHWDNDWDNGTDYGHAMPQLYVEAGYGDLSVKAGHFYTIIGWEVVTAPDNFFYSHAYTMYNSEPFTHTGALATYNVGDHVSVMGGYVLGWDSGFEDNGDAFLGGVSVGLTDSLTVTYATVGGRFGDGNINRVVDGVVGRGENGYMHSIVADYAVSDNLQYIFQSDLLDTEDIDGATVRDTFGINQYLIYTLSDCWAVGTRFEWYQADAGVFNTDNDIYALTSGVNYKPHANVLVRPEIRWDWVDGDPTDILENSDDDQFTFGIDTIFLF, via the coding sequence ATGTCGGCTTGCGACATGGGCGGCTGTGATGGACTGCCTTCATACGGCTGTGACAGCGGATGCGATAGCGGCTGTGGCCTGGGCGGTGGATGCCTCGGTGGCGAATGCGATCTTGGCGATCCCTTCACCCTGTTCGGTGAATACGAAGGGTTCAGCATCGGTGGTTGGGTCCAAATGGGCTACCACACCGCCGCTTTGCCGCTGTTCAACAGTCGGCCGGACGAATATCAGCTGCACCAAGCTTGGTTGTACGCTGAAAAGGCGATCGATACCTCCGACGGTTTCGACATCGGTGGTCGCATCGATTACGTCTACGGTACCGACTCGCAAGACACCCAAGCGTTCGGCATCTCCAACAATCACTGGGACAACGACTGGGACAACGGGACCGATTACGGTCACGCCATGCCCCAGCTGTACGTCGAAGCTGGCTACGGCGATTTGTCGGTCAAGGCCGGTCACTTCTACACCATCATCGGATGGGAAGTCGTTACCGCCCCTGACAACTTCTTCTACAGCCACGCGTACACGATGTACAACAGCGAGCCGTTCACCCACACCGGTGCACTGGCGACCTACAACGTCGGCGATCACGTCAGCGTGATGGGCGGATACGTCTTGGGCTGGGACAGTGGTTTCGAAGACAATGGTGATGCCTTCTTGGGCGGCGTTTCGGTCGGGCTGACCGATAGCCTGACGGTCACCTACGCCACCGTTGGCGGACGTTTCGGCGATGGCAACATCAACCGCGTTGTCGATGGTGTCGTCGGTCGTGGCGAAAACGGATACATGCACTCGATCGTCGCCGACTACGCGGTCAGCGACAATCTGCAGTACATCTTCCAGTCGGACTTGTTGGACACCGAAGACATCGACGGCGCGACCGTTCGTGACACCTTCGGCATCAACCAGTACCTGATCTACACCCTCAGCGACTGCTGGGCCGTGGGAACTCGTTTCGAGTGGTACCAAGCCGACGCCGGCGTGTTCAACACCGACAACGACATCTATGCCTTGACCAGCGGTGTGAATTACAAGCCGCACGCCAACGTTCTGGTTCGTCCGGAAATTCGTTGGGACTGGGTCGATGGCGATCCGACCGACATCCTGGAAAACAGCGATGACGATCAATTCACCTTCGGCATCGACACGATCTTCTTGTTCTAA